In the Herpetosiphon gulosus genome, one interval contains:
- a CDS encoding YqaA family protein — protein sequence MIWLYLSLFSVSFLAATVLPLGSELALAAMVVHAESLWLPLLIATLGNVLGSATTFWLGQRARNAIDQRNNTMAERMQRAERWLGRWGTPALILAWLPVIGDVLVGVAGALGKPWLPSLAWITLGKALRYAAIGAAALAKTQIPLFT from the coding sequence ATGATTTGGCTTTACCTAAGTTTATTCAGCGTGAGTTTTTTGGCGGCCACAGTCTTGCCACTTGGTTCAGAGTTGGCCTTAGCGGCAATGGTAGTCCACGCTGAATCGTTGTGGTTGCCATTGTTAATTGCGACGTTGGGCAATGTGCTTGGCTCTGCTACGACCTTTTGGCTTGGGCAACGAGCACGCAATGCAATCGATCAGCGCAATAACACCATGGCTGAGCGCATGCAACGGGCTGAGCGTTGGCTGGGGCGTTGGGGTACGCCAGCCTTAATTTTAGCCTGGTTGCCTGTAATTGGCGATGTGTTGGTTGGGGTGGCTGGAGCCTTAGGCAAACCATGGCTGCCAAGTTTGGCTTGGATTACGCTGGGCAAGGCTTTGCGCTATGCGGCAATCGGCGCAGCAGCGCTTGCCAAAACCCAAATACCCCTGTTTACGTAA
- a CDS encoding trigger factor, whose translation MKVTTEQLPKRIVALEIEPDAATIEKELNKAAQRIASKVAIPGFRKGKAPRFIVENYYGKAAILEEATDEIINVAFRAALEQENIKPVAQASLEKLEPEPFRFRILVPVEPEVILPDYKAITVDLTEEPVTDATLEVALDQAREKHVVLSAPEGEPEAAEGDQLTATVQTLVDGVPLHKLDEEDDEEDDDDDEEDDDDDDDEEDDDDDDDDDDDDDDDDDDDDDDDDDDDDDDDDDDEGEPTTLIMEERRIVPELYAGLKGIKAGETREISAHLPADHPDARVADKDVVFKVTVSEIQNRQLPAWEELPGLEEFEGDLDAYKADLMERLVKNSGDHHRRNVLNQYLEEVVAATSFDVPDALIAERAHELLHEQVESLARYGINMEQYLQIVGKTHDEAVQELLPRGEESLKSSLVVRKIVEAEGLSVDESEINAEIERILNDFPDAQRGPARRRLEKELRPQVAGSLLDKKLQDRLVELATGNAAA comes from the coding sequence GTGAAAGTCACAACTGAACAATTACCAAAGCGCATTGTTGCGCTTGAGATCGAGCCAGACGCAGCAACGATAGAAAAAGAATTGAACAAGGCCGCCCAACGGATTGCTAGCAAGGTTGCCATTCCAGGCTTCCGCAAAGGTAAGGCTCCTCGCTTTATCGTTGAAAACTACTATGGCAAGGCCGCAATTTTAGAAGAAGCGACCGACGAAATTATCAACGTGGCCTTCCGCGCTGCCCTCGAACAAGAAAATATCAAGCCAGTTGCTCAAGCCTCATTGGAAAAATTAGAGCCAGAGCCATTTCGCTTCCGCATTTTGGTTCCAGTTGAGCCTGAAGTGATTTTGCCCGATTACAAGGCGATCACGGTTGATCTCACCGAAGAACCAGTTACCGATGCAACCTTAGAAGTCGCGTTGGATCAAGCTCGTGAAAAACACGTCGTTTTGAGCGCTCCCGAAGGCGAACCAGAAGCCGCTGAAGGCGATCAACTCACCGCTACCGTCCAAACCTTAGTCGATGGCGTGCCTTTGCACAAACTCGACGAAGAAGATGACGAAGAAGATGATGATGACGACGAAGAAGATGACGACGATGATGACGACGAAGAAGATGACGACGATGATGACGACGATGACGACGATGACGACGATGACGACGATGACGACGATGATGACGATGATGATGATGACGATGATGATGATGACGACGATGAAGGCGAGCCAACGACCTTAATCATGGAAGAACGCCGCATCGTGCCTGAACTGTATGCAGGCTTGAAAGGCATCAAAGCTGGTGAAACCCGCGAAATCAGCGCTCACCTGCCAGCCGATCATCCAGATGCGCGGGTTGCCGATAAAGATGTTGTTTTCAAAGTAACCGTCAGCGAAATTCAAAATCGCCAATTGCCAGCATGGGAAGAACTCCCAGGCTTGGAAGAATTTGAAGGCGATTTGGATGCCTACAAGGCTGATCTGATGGAGCGTTTGGTCAAGAATTCAGGCGATCACCATCGCCGTAACGTTCTGAACCAATACCTCGAAGAAGTTGTTGCCGCAACCAGCTTCGATGTGCCCGATGCCTTGATTGCCGAACGCGCCCACGAATTGCTCCACGAGCAAGTTGAATCGTTGGCTCGCTATGGCATCAACATGGAGCAATATCTGCAAATCGTTGGCAAAACCCACGACGAAGCAGTTCAAGAATTGTTGCCCCGTGGCGAAGAAAGCTTGAAATCATCGTTGGTTGTGCGCAAAATCGTTGAAGCCGAAGGCTTGAGCGTTGACGAAAGCGAAATCAATGCTGAAATCGAACGCATCTTGAACGACTTCCCTGATGCACAACGTGGCCCAGCTCGCCGCCGCCTCGAAAAAGAATTGCGGCCTCAAGTTGCTGGCTCATTGCTCGACAAGAAATTGCAAGATCGCTTGGTCGAATTGGCAACTGGCAACGCTGCGGCCTAA
- a CDS encoding SRPBCC family protein, whose amino-acid sequence MITVTRERQLRRPISELWQLLANPHNLPRILPRIARVEVSELANDRQPVTAYFDFGIPLGTQAAQGTFSLIEQQSIRFDAEQPLPIMAHWQLQAHANNTKVHASLSFDLKPILGPVAKVVPMSLVKSEVSRELEQALARIERLRLS is encoded by the coding sequence ATGATCACCGTTACCCGCGAACGCCAACTCCGCCGTCCAATCAGCGAACTCTGGCAACTCTTAGCCAATCCGCATAATTTGCCCCGAATTTTGCCGCGCATCGCCCGTGTCGAAGTTAGCGAGCTAGCCAACGATCGCCAGCCGGTAACTGCCTATTTCGATTTTGGCATCCCGCTTGGTACGCAGGCCGCCCAAGGCACTTTTAGCCTGATCGAGCAGCAATCGATTCGCTTTGATGCCGAGCAACCCTTGCCGATTATGGCCCACTGGCAACTCCAAGCGCATGCCAATAACACCAAAGTACATGCCAGCCTCAGCTTCGATCTCAAACCAATTTTGGGGCCAGTCGCCAAAGTTGTACCAATGAGCCTCGTCAAAAGCGAAGTTTCGCGTGAACTTGAGCAAGCTCTTGCCCGTATCGAACGCCTGCGACTGAGCTAG
- a CDS encoding glycosyltransferase family 2 protein, with protein MMLLSVLIPCYNEAATIAKMLERLAQITIPMQWIAVDDCSRDATYQVLQQLTATYPHMQVVQHRQNSGKGAAIRTALAHATGEIVIIQDADLEYDPHDFYELIKPIEAGLVNVVFGSRFMGRHTGMYFWNAIGNKGLTFLTNLLFNCWISDMETCYKVMRTDIMRSMNLVSNDFRIEAEITAKVLMQGERIFEVPITYLGRTYEEGKKMHPKYGFLTVWALFRLRLLGRP; from the coding sequence ATGATGCTTTTATCTGTGTTAATTCCTTGCTACAATGAAGCAGCAACAATTGCAAAAATGCTAGAGCGGTTGGCGCAAATTACAATTCCCATGCAATGGATCGCTGTTGATGATTGCTCACGTGATGCGACCTACCAAGTTTTACAACAATTAACTGCAACATACCCACACATGCAGGTTGTCCAACATCGCCAAAATAGTGGCAAGGGCGCGGCTATCCGCACAGCCTTAGCCCATGCCACTGGCGAGATTGTGATTATTCAGGATGCCGACCTCGAATATGACCCTCACGATTTTTATGAATTGATCAAGCCAATTGAAGCTGGTTTGGTTAATGTCGTGTTTGGTTCGCGCTTTATGGGTCGGCATACGGGTATGTATTTCTGGAATGCTATTGGCAATAAAGGTCTCACCTTTTTAACCAATTTGCTGTTTAACTGTTGGATCTCCGATATGGAAACCTGCTACAAGGTGATGCGCACCGATATTATGCGCTCGATGAACCTGGTTTCCAATGATTTTCGGATTGAGGCAGAAATAACGGCGAAGGTTCTGATGCAGGGTGAGCGAATTTTTGAAGTGCCAATTACATACTTGGGGCGTACTTACGAAGAAGGTAAGAAGATGCACCCCAAATATGGCTTTTTGACGGTTTGGGCGCTATTCCGGCTGCGTTTGCTCGGTCGCCCATAA
- a CDS encoding adenylosuccinate synthase — MPVVAVLGAQWGDEGKGRVVDLLATKAKMVIRAAGGSNAGHTVINHLGTFKLHLTPAGIFDANVVNIIGAGTVIDPAVLMKELQALREANVSLDQLYISDRAHVVMPYHVSLDALEEKDRGANEIGTTKRGIGPAYVDKASRMGIRMGDLLHEETLLSRLTSVLEYKGRVLNKMYGAQPSASLHDMYLQYLEFGRQLEAHIVPIHTMVQDALRRDIPILIEGNQGALLDVDYGTFPYVTSTATGSAGACQGAGIPPMRLNGVVGIYKAYTTRVGGGPFPTELTDELGEHIRQAGHEFGTTTGRPRRVGWFDAVAARYAAEINGISSIALTKLDVLDDVETLKICIGYRWNDTELDSFPSSISVLSQVEPIYEEYPGWKTNTSHARTLDELPEAAQRYVRRLSQLVGVRLGMISVGPSREQMVSLQEIF, encoded by the coding sequence ATGCCAGTCGTTGCAGTTCTTGGCGCTCAATGGGGTGACGAGGGCAAAGGTCGTGTTGTCGATTTATTGGCAACCAAAGCTAAAATGGTTATTCGTGCTGCTGGTGGCTCTAACGCCGGCCATACTGTGATTAACCATCTTGGCACATTTAAATTGCACCTCACGCCCGCCGGAATTTTCGATGCCAATGTAGTCAATATTATCGGCGCAGGCACGGTGATCGATCCTGCGGTGTTGATGAAGGAGTTGCAAGCCTTACGCGAGGCCAATGTTTCGCTTGATCAACTTTATATCAGCGATCGGGCGCATGTGGTTATGCCCTATCACGTTTCGCTCGATGCCCTCGAAGAAAAAGATCGCGGCGCGAACGAAATTGGTACAACCAAACGCGGGATTGGCCCAGCTTATGTTGATAAAGCTTCGCGGATGGGCATTCGCATGGGCGATTTGCTGCATGAAGAAACCTTGCTCAGCCGCCTAACCAGTGTGCTCGAATATAAAGGCCGCGTACTCAACAAGATGTATGGTGCTCAGCCAAGCGCTTCATTGCACGATATGTATCTGCAATATTTGGAGTTTGGTCGCCAACTTGAAGCGCATATCGTGCCCATTCACACCATGGTTCAAGATGCCTTGCGTCGCGATATTCCAATTCTGATCGAGGGCAATCAAGGGGCATTATTGGATGTGGATTATGGCACATTCCCTTATGTTACTTCGACCGCAACTGGCTCAGCGGGCGCGTGCCAAGGCGCGGGAATTCCGCCAATGCGCTTAAATGGCGTAGTCGGAATTTACAAAGCCTACACCACCCGCGTTGGTGGTGGGCCATTTCCAACCGAATTAACCGACGAACTTGGTGAGCATATTCGCCAAGCTGGCCATGAATTTGGCACAACCACAGGCCGTCCACGGCGGGTTGGCTGGTTCGACGCGGTGGCGGCGCGTTACGCTGCTGAAATTAATGGCATTAGCTCAATCGCCCTCACCAAACTCGATGTGCTTGACGACGTTGAGACCCTCAAAATTTGTATTGGCTATCGCTGGAACGACACCGAGCTTGATTCGTTTCCTTCGTCGATTTCAGTGCTCAGCCAAGTCGAGCCAATTTACGAAGAATATCCAGGCTGGAAAACCAACACCAGCCATGCTCGCACCTTGGATGAGTTGCCCGAAGCAGCTCAACGCTATGTTCGCCGCCTAAGCCAATTGGTTGGCGTGCGCTTGGGTATGATTTCGGTCGGCCCATCACGTGAGCAAATGGTAAGCTTGCAGGAAATTTTCTAG
- a CDS encoding pyridoxamine 5'-phosphate oxidase family protein, producing the protein MQQQTEQLSDGQRLNAAQIWAFLAKASVGRLATHDHARNQSNLIPLFFVCEAPHIYFATQPGHKLNLLRRYPQGVGLQADAFEPESSTSVFVWGRYRDVPLGTEYAHATRLLAFKYGTGFWQQILDQATKALKAGPRALITTISQATTGCIQIERIGGRRWEHGL; encoded by the coding sequence ATGCAACAGCAAACTGAACAATTAAGCGATGGGCAGCGGTTAAATGCGGCGCAAATTTGGGCATTTTTAGCCAAAGCCTCGGTTGGCCGCTTGGCAACCCACGATCACGCTCGTAATCAGAGCAATCTTATACCACTGTTTTTTGTCTGCGAAGCGCCACATATTTATTTTGCCACCCAACCAGGCCACAAGCTGAATTTGTTGCGGCGCTATCCCCAAGGTGTGGGCTTGCAAGCCGATGCCTTTGAGCCAGAATCCTCAACCAGTGTCTTTGTTTGGGGGCGTTATCGCGATGTGCCGCTGGGCACGGAGTATGCCCATGCCACGCGGTTGCTGGCCTTCAAATATGGCACTGGCTTTTGGCAACAAATTCTTGATCAAGCCACTAAGGCCTTGAAGGCGGGGCCACGTGCGTTAATCACGACAATTAGCCAGGCCACCACTGGTTGCATTCAAATCGAGCGGATCGGCGGGCGACGCTGGGAGCATGGCTTATGA
- a CDS encoding lipid II flippase MurJ: MQPKTLFRTSLILIAATAAYKVLGFAEKVALAHFFGTSTTADAYLAGAAVVLLMGFLLGDIAGPTLVPMILHDQTNSPRTLRASLGLVSLAAVPLTGLGWLYAAQLAHLFGPGFDQPTLLMTATIIRIGLLAFPVMCFTAVLGAWYQAFEQFTRPALADLMLKLAPVIALIATGSVYGLAWGLVVGAVLRLMPLLQADVPWLPSWRWRGARLTTVLQHAYPLLLTSLVSVHLISVIENAIASTVGAGAVAAQTYARRIVEVPIILLPQVLGRVLFPVLTSLVLQRNYQALQQWLARCWRWSLLLTLPLMVLGMVLCQQIVALLLQRGAFDQQSVQLTSTALWAALPGLPALALSTLLIRFSYAMGDTRWPSVMRVLGALLQIGLALWWRRWGLAGLGWATTVSLWAETLALAWLAQKTVQQPIKLDWRFMGQVLGASSVAGGLAWWVIQSWQPSSPSSLLLSLTSASTLGLIGFVVSLVLGRNAEIGLLWQHWRQGRIR; the protein is encoded by the coding sequence ATGCAGCCAAAAACCCTATTTCGCACATCGCTGATTTTGATTGCCGCAACCGCCGCTTATAAAGTGCTAGGGTTTGCCGAAAAAGTAGCTTTAGCTCATTTTTTTGGCACAAGCACGACTGCTGATGCCTATTTGGCCGGAGCAGCGGTGGTTTTATTGATGGGATTCTTATTGGGCGATATTGCCGGACCAACCCTCGTTCCCATGATTTTGCACGATCAAACCAATAGCCCACGTACACTTCGCGCGAGCTTGGGCTTGGTAAGCTTGGCGGCAGTGCCACTCACAGGCTTGGGCTGGCTGTATGCCGCGCAATTGGCCCACTTATTTGGCCCAGGCTTCGATCAACCAACGCTGTTGATGACTGCCACGATTATTCGAATTGGCTTATTGGCCTTTCCGGTGATGTGTTTTACTGCGGTGTTAGGTGCGTGGTATCAAGCATTCGAGCAATTTACCCGCCCAGCTTTGGCCGATTTGATGTTGAAATTGGCTCCCGTGATTGCCTTAATTGCAACTGGCAGCGTGTATGGTTTGGCTTGGGGCTTGGTGGTCGGGGCGGTTTTGCGCTTAATGCCGTTGTTACAAGCCGATGTGCCGTGGTTGCCAAGTTGGCGCTGGCGCGGAGCACGATTAACCACAGTTTTGCAGCATGCCTATCCATTGTTATTAACATCGCTAGTATCGGTGCATTTAATTAGCGTGATTGAGAATGCAATTGCCTCAACCGTGGGCGCTGGCGCGGTAGCAGCCCAAACCTATGCCCGCCGAATTGTTGAAGTGCCAATTATTTTGTTGCCGCAGGTACTAGGTCGCGTCTTGTTTCCAGTGCTGACAAGCTTGGTGTTACAACGCAATTATCAGGCCTTGCAACAATGGCTAGCCCGTTGTTGGCGTTGGTCGTTACTGCTAACCTTGCCACTGATGGTATTAGGAATGGTGCTGTGCCAACAGATTGTCGCCTTGTTGCTGCAACGTGGCGCGTTTGATCAACAATCGGTGCAGTTGACCAGCACTGCCTTATGGGCGGCCTTGCCAGGCTTGCCCGCTTTGGCATTAAGTACCTTGTTGATTCGATTTAGTTATGCCATGGGCGATACCCGTTGGCCCAGTGTGATGCGAGTGCTCGGAGCGTTATTGCAAATCGGCTTGGCCTTGTGGTGGCGACGTTGGGGCTTAGCTGGGCTTGGTTGGGCAACCACCGTTTCGTTATGGGCCGAAACCTTGGCCTTGGCATGGCTGGCCCAAAAAACCGTTCAGCAACCAATTAAGCTCGATTGGCGTTTTATGGGGCAGGTACTGGGAGCAAGCAGTGTGGCGGGTGGTTTGGCGTGGTGGGTAATCCAGAGTTGGCAACCATCCAGCCCCAGCAGTTTATTGCTGAGTTTAACCAGTGCCTCGACCTTGGGCTTAATTGGCTTTGTGGTAAGCTTGGTCTTAGGGCGCAATGCCGAAATCGGCTTGCTCTGGCAACATTGGCGACAAGGAAGAATACGATGA
- a CDS encoding TRC40/GET3/ArsA family transport-energizing ATPase, which yields MRLILYLGKGGVGKTTTAAATAVRAARMGYRTLVVSTDVAHSLADALDCQVGPSPTQLSENLWAQEINVLEEVRQHWGELQGFVSNLLKRKGVNEVAAEELAVIPGMEEVVSLLHIRKQAKEGNYDAVIVDAAPTGETVRLLTMPETFTWYASRVMQWETSTMKVAKPLIRALVPASDMFDTLPRFVEQVEALRATLADPKISSYRLVVNPERMVIKEAQRAATYLALYGYPVDGVVLNRVMPSDVRGHSFIEQMQEIQASYRAQVHDIFTPLPIWEAPMYAREIKGLDDLADVGAALFGERNPLDVFYVGKTMDITKQGDQYELRLPLPHVEVNKVNMTKRGDQLFIEIGNFRREMILPTMLADRPALRAVFRNGELVVQFGAPAPLETI from the coding sequence ATGCGTTTGATTTTATATCTTGGCAAGGGTGGCGTTGGCAAAACCACAACCGCTGCGGCAACCGCCGTGCGAGCAGCACGTATGGGCTATCGAACCTTGGTGGTTAGCACCGATGTGGCCCACTCCTTGGCCGATGCGCTTGATTGCCAAGTTGGCCCTAGCCCAACCCAACTGAGCGAAAACCTTTGGGCCCAAGAAATCAATGTGTTGGAGGAAGTGCGCCAACACTGGGGCGAGTTGCAAGGCTTTGTCTCCAATTTGCTCAAGCGCAAAGGCGTTAACGAAGTTGCAGCCGAAGAACTAGCAGTAATTCCAGGCATGGAAGAAGTTGTCAGTTTGTTGCATATTCGCAAGCAAGCTAAAGAAGGCAACTACGATGCGGTGATTGTTGATGCCGCGCCAACTGGCGAAACCGTGCGCTTGCTAACCATGCCCGAAACCTTCACTTGGTATGCTTCGCGGGTGATGCAATGGGAAACCAGCACCATGAAAGTGGCCAAGCCCTTGATTCGGGCGTTGGTGCCAGCCTCAGATATGTTCGATACCTTGCCGCGCTTTGTTGAGCAGGTTGAAGCCCTGCGGGCAACCTTGGCCGACCCCAAAATCAGTTCCTATCGTTTGGTGGTCAACCCCGAGCGTATGGTGATCAAAGAGGCTCAACGCGCCGCAACCTACTTGGCCTTATATGGCTATCCGGTCGATGGCGTGGTGCTCAATCGGGTGATGCCTAGCGATGTGCGCGGCCATAGCTTTATCGAACAAATGCAAGAAATTCAGGCCAGCTATCGTGCTCAAGTCCATGATATTTTTACGCCGCTGCCAATTTGGGAAGCCCCAATGTATGCCCGTGAGATTAAAGGACTTGATGATTTAGCCGATGTTGGGGCAGCTTTGTTTGGCGAGCGCAATCCGCTTGATGTGTTTTATGTGGGCAAAACCATGGACATCACCAAGCAGGGCGATCAGTATGAACTACGCTTGCCCTTGCCACATGTTGAAGTTAATAAAGTGAATATGACCAAACGCGGCGATCAACTGTTTATTGAAATTGGCAACTTCCGGCGCGAGATGATTTTACCGACGATGTTAGCCGATCGACCAGCCCTACGAGCGGTGTTTCGCAATGGCGAGTTGGTAGTGCAATTTGGTGCGCCTGCCCCGCTCGAAACCATTTAA
- a CDS encoding sugar transferase produces the protein MPPKPLAPSKRWFDLIVAGLGLLLLSPLLLLISLAIKLTSRGPIFYIRPRVGRDGHEFPFYKFRTMVVNAEGQGLGIEVAHNDQRITRVGQWLRRWSFDELPQLLNVVRGEMSLIGPRPSLPDQVARYTPDQRQRLAVRPGITGWAQVNGRNDIDWAARIQLDCWYIEHWSWRLDGLILWRTIGAILRPVGIYGRDGVAKDLRSK, from the coding sequence ATGCCACCAAAGCCGCTTGCGCCAAGTAAACGCTGGTTTGATCTGATCGTCGCTGGCTTGGGCTTGCTACTGCTTAGCCCATTGCTGCTGCTGATTTCCTTGGCGATCAAATTAACCTCGCGTGGCCCAATTTTCTACATTCGCCCCCGAGTTGGCCGCGATGGTCATGAATTTCCCTTCTATAAATTTCGCACGATGGTGGTGAATGCTGAAGGCCAAGGCTTGGGCATTGAGGTTGCCCACAACGATCAACGCATTACCCGAGTTGGCCAATGGCTACGGCGTTGGAGTTTCGATGAATTGCCGCAATTATTGAATGTTGTGCGGGGTGAGATGAGCTTAATCGGTCCGCGCCCAAGCTTGCCCGACCAAGTAGCGCGTTATACTCCCGACCAGCGCCAACGTTTGGCGGTACGCCCAGGAATTACTGGCTGGGCTCAGGTTAATGGCCGCAACGACATCGATTGGGCTGCTCGGATTCAGCTTGATTGTTGGTATATTGAGCATTGGAGTTGGCGGCTTGATGGCTTGATTTTGTGGCGGACAATTGGAGCAATTTTGCGGCCAGTTGGCATTTATGGGCGCGATGGGGTGGCCAAAGATTTGCGGAGTAAATAA
- a CDS encoding pyridoxamine 5'-phosphate oxidase family protein, producing the protein MMRILAPAEALTLLDQLSVIRIAGFDQARSASYAVPLAFVRRDQSLLIAIRATGRLAQLLQQQPQGWCIEADQINPDWTFRSVVAQATAQLLADPQITLVMLAERYGRNWPQWRPNAPIQAFSLELAAIQGRHKS; encoded by the coding sequence ATGATGCGTATTTTAGCGCCAGCCGAAGCCTTGACCTTGCTCGATCAACTATCGGTAATACGCATTGCAGGTTTTGATCAAGCACGATCTGCCAGTTATGCCGTGCCCTTGGCTTTTGTGCGGCGTGATCAAAGCCTGCTGATTGCTATTCGCGCTACGGGCCGCTTGGCCCAGCTATTGCAACAGCAACCTCAAGGCTGGTGCATCGAAGCCGATCAGATTAACCCTGATTGGACGTTTCGCTCAGTTGTTGCTCAAGCCACAGCTCAGCTTTTGGCCGATCCACAGATTACGCTGGTGATGCTGGCTGAGCGCTATGGCCGCAATTGGCCGCAATGGCGACCGAATGCCCCAATTCAAGCCTTTTCATTGGAACTAGCGGCGATCCAAGGCCGCCACAAATCCTAA
- a CDS encoding aminotransferase class I/II-fold pyridoxal phosphate-dependent enzyme → MTRERLSARVQSVPPSGIRRFFDIAATMDNVISLGIGEPDFVTPYTITQAGIRSLQQGKTAYTSNSGTIELRQELQKHLNHLYGLNYDPENELLITVGVSEALQNAMLATIDPGDEVIIPEPCFVAYGPSVVFAGGVPVYVSTSVEQEFQVTREAIEAAITPKTKAILIGYPNNPTGAVMSRERLLDIAALAEQYDLLVFSDEIYDRLVYGVEHTSFAQLPGMRDRTILLGGFSKAYAMTGWRLGWLAASAEIANAVRKIHQYAIMSAPTVAQYAGLAALQTGEEDVQRMVSEYDRRRQVIVSGLRQIGLPTFEPQGAFYVFPQVSGLGLTSEAFVEGLLYGEKVAVVPGDAFGPSGAGFVRMCYATSMDNIETALERIERYVRSL, encoded by the coding sequence ATGACGCGCGAACGACTTTCTGCAAGGGTGCAGAGCGTTCCACCTTCAGGGATACGGCGGTTTTTCGATATTGCTGCCACAATGGATAATGTAATTTCGCTCGGGATCGGCGAGCCAGATTTTGTTACGCCATATACGATTACCCAAGCTGGGATTCGTTCATTGCAACAAGGCAAAACTGCCTATACCTCGAATTCTGGGACGATCGAATTACGCCAGGAATTGCAAAAACATCTCAATCATTTATATGGACTCAATTATGATCCTGAGAATGAGTTGTTGATTACGGTTGGGGTCAGCGAAGCCTTGCAAAATGCCATGCTGGCAACGATCGATCCCGGCGATGAGGTGATTATTCCTGAGCCATGTTTTGTGGCGTATGGCCCAAGTGTGGTGTTTGCTGGCGGGGTTCCGGTGTATGTGAGTACCTCAGTCGAGCAGGAGTTTCAAGTAACCCGCGAGGCAATCGAGGCTGCGATCACACCGAAAACCAAGGCGATCTTGATTGGCTATCCCAACAACCCAACTGGCGCGGTGATGAGCCGTGAACGCTTGTTGGATATCGCCGCCTTGGCCGAACAATACGATCTGTTGGTATTTTCCGATGAGATTTACGATCGTTTGGTGTATGGGGTTGAGCATACCAGCTTTGCCCAATTGCCTGGCATGCGCGATCGCACAATTTTGCTTGGTGGGTTCTCCAAGGCCTATGCCATGACTGGCTGGCGTTTGGGTTGGTTGGCGGCCTCAGCCGAAATTGCCAATGCTGTGCGTAAAATCCATCAATACGCTATTATGTCTGCGCCAACGGTAGCCCAATATGCTGGCTTGGCGGCGCTGCAAACTGGCGAAGAAGATGTCCAGCGTATGGTCAGCGAGTATGATCGCCGTCGGCAAGTGATTGTATCTGGATTGCGCCAAATTGGCTTGCCAACCTTTGAGCCACAGGGGGCGTTCTACGTTTTCCCACAGGTCAGTGGCCTTGGACTCACCAGCGAAGCCTTTGTTGAAGGCCTGCTTTACGGCGAAAAAGTGGCAGTTGTGCCAGGCGATGCCTTTGGCCCAAGCGGCGCTGGCTTCGTACGCATGTGTTACGCTACCAGTATGGATAATATCGAAACCGCCTTAGAACGAATTGAGCGCTACGTTCGTTCATTGTAA
- a CDS encoding acetyltransferase, whose amino-acid sequence MRPVIIVGTGGHAREVAEIVQAQHLAGKGGPLRGMLSDDAAQHGTSILGIRVLGPIDWLSTRLAQVHVVIAIGDNATRQRIAQQFGADLRSTSAISPQALVSPHATIGAGAMIFPNAVVGPLATIGEHSIVNVGASVSHDSIVAAFCNLNPGSRVAGTCKIGEGVSLGMGTQVIQGRSIGAWTVVGAGAVVIRDLPGQAKAVGVPTRLLV is encoded by the coding sequence ATGCGACCGGTGATTATTGTTGGCACTGGCGGCCATGCGCGTGAGGTGGCCGAAATTGTGCAAGCCCAACATCTGGCGGGCAAAGGCGGTCCGTTGCGTGGTATGCTCAGCGACGATGCTGCTCAGCATGGCACAAGCATTTTGGGTATTCGGGTTTTGGGGCCAATCGATTGGCTAAGCACCCGTTTGGCCCAAGTTCATGTGGTAATTGCGATTGGTGATAATGCCACTCGCCAACGCATCGCCCAACAATTTGGCGCAGATTTACGATCGACCAGTGCAATCTCACCACAGGCGCTGGTTTCGCCGCATGCCACGATTGGTGCAGGCGCAATGATTTTTCCAAATGCAGTGGTTGGGCCGCTTGCCACCATTGGCGAACATAGCATCGTGAATGTTGGGGCGAGCGTTAGCCACGATAGCATAGTGGCGGCATTTTGCAATCTCAACCCTGGCTCGCGAGTTGCTGGCACATGCAAAATTGGCGAAGGCGTTTCGCTCGGGATGGGTACACAGGTCATTCAAGGCCGCAGCATCGGGGCATGGACGGTGGTTGGGGCTGGTGCAGTGGTTATTCGCGATTTGCCCGGCCAAGCCAAGGCAGTTGGTGTTCCCACGCGTTTGTTGGTTTGA